The genomic interval TCTTTCCGCCAAATTTACTATGATCATCATATCGTACGCCAGACACCAAAGACACTTTATCACTGATTCGCATTGTATCTTGAAAATAAAAAGCTTTATTTTCAAGTTTTTTATTCTCGTAATTCCCACCATGTACAGCACCGTTATCAATCTTTGTTTCTCGCCATTCTGCGCCTGTTACAATCGTATTGTTTACATCTGCCTGCCATCCTTCCTGCCATTCAATTCCCTTCATTTTATTCGCATACTTGGAATATCCACCGCTACCATCTACATCGTCAAATCCTTGTGTCGTATAATTGCTGTAATACCGAATATGGCTTGGCAGATCAGTATCTTCTTTATAGTTGTAAGTAAACGCCCAATTGTTCACCAATTTATCCATGCGATCATGTAAATAATGATTGGACAAACCGCCATAACCTCTATATCCCGGTGCTTGGTTCCATTGCCCCGACTCATCTGTCATATGTTCAAACTGCAGTGTCAAAGAGGTGCCTTGATCAAGTATCTTATCTAAACGAAAAGTCGCATTTTCTTTTGAGTAATCACTATTATCCATTTTTTCAGTTGCATTATTCTTATAATTCTTGTACTTCATATAGTCTTGATTTTGTTTTCCCGCAGAGACAAACCAACTCCAATCATGATCACTTCCTTGTGTAGTCAAATCCACTTTATGCGTATTCCATGAACCTGCACTCACATCAAGCGTAGATGAAATCCCCGACTGACCTTTTTTGGTAATAATATTGATCACGCCACCTACAGCATCTGAACCATATAGTACAGACCCTGCCCCTTTTACAACTTCAATTCTTTCAATATTCTGCATGCCGGCAATTGTTTTTAAATCAATACCGGCCCTACCGGTTGCAGCACCCTTGTCCAAATTTACTCGCCGACCGTCAACCATAACAACGACACGATCATCTCCATCGATTCGTACGATATCCTGTCTTGTCATTGAGGCCTCCGTTATTACAACCCCATCCACTTGCCGTAAGGCTTCGGCCACATCACCATAATGACGATCAGCGATTTCTTTCGCCGTAATCACAGTTACATTTGCGGCAGTTTCCGATAATTGGGTCGGAATTCTATTGGCAGTGACCACTACCGTGTCAAATTCTTCTTCCTCTT from Massilibacillus massiliensis carries:
- a CDS encoding TonB-dependent receptor plug domain-containing protein, whose amino-acid sequence is MYKGCKRRYILRTMICTALLLSTSYIGQANANVQEEEEFDTVVVTANRIPTQLSETAANVTVITAKEIADRHYGDVAEALRQVDGVVITEASMTRQDIVRIDGDDRVVVMVDGRRVNLDKGAATGRAGIDLKTIAGMQNIERIEVVKGAGSVLYGSDAVGGVINIITKKGQSGISSTLDVSAGSWNTHKVDLTTQGSDHDWSWFVSAGKQNQDYMKYKNYKNNATEKMDNSDYSKENATFRLDKILDQGTSLTLQFEHMTDESGQWNQAPGYRGYGGLSNHYLHDRMDKLVNNWAFTYNYKEDTDLPSHIRYYSNYTTQGFDDVDGSGGYSKYANKMKGIEWQEGWQADVNNTIVTGAEWRETKIDNGAVHGGNYENKKLENKAFYFQDTMRISDKVSLVSGVRYDDHSKFGGKTTSKAALNYKVNNISSFYISWGQIFNAPNADDLYWYDPSYFMYGNPNLKPETGDKTTVGFHTKLNEQTSFNASVFKSEIKNAIGWVYNDMTYITMPQNANRQTKKGIELSVNHQINENWKLDAGYSYIKTETKIGDDAYQWDEKNSRPNGYRFGISYHDEKWSNMLTGSAGTGRSSKYYTANYWIWDANVNYKMNQMMTAYLKMNNITNRAYELTGNDPVGAYPMAGRSFQVGVKYAF